Genomic DNA from Hordeum vulgare subsp. vulgare chromosome 2H, MorexV3_pseudomolecules_assembly, whole genome shotgun sequence:
GTCCCAAACAGTTAGCAGCTTGCTTTGCTACTGATAGTAGGCGAAGCACATCAAACCGTCTAGAAACAAAATTATGTGAATTTTATCTACCGGGAGTTCATGATGTTTTTAACGGTTTCTTTTGAGCTTTAAAAACAGCATGTAGTTTCCTGTGTGTTTTTCAAATAGCGCATCAAACTGAACTTATTTGACATCTCCCACAGGAACCCCCTATGAAGAATCAACCGTGGTAAGTTGCTTTCACACATTTGCTTAGGATTATAGAAATAGGTAAATAAAAATTCatatgattttgccaaacaaataTGTGGAACTATTCATGTTTGGAATAAGCCACTGGTTGCTGGCTAATGATGATTACAGTTAGATACGCAACAATCTTGCCAATTTCTATGGATCTCCCCCATgttttttcatcatggtttagttTGTAAAAGGGACTTCTAGAGCTGACGCTGATTATAATACAGCACATTAAACAGCGCCTCCTCCAACTTATTAGAGAAAGCAAGCACAATAATCAAAGACAGGCCATGAGAGCAGCGACAAAAATGCATTTCAAAATTCAGGAACGTTGCCAGGAAGCATATTACACCGAGTCTAGTGTTTCATCTTAGAAACATAGACCAttcatggtcaaagatataatgATTCTTCAAGCAAGGTTTCCATAAGCACTACGTGCAGTCCACGGTTTTATCATAGACCATTCATAGGCAAAGCATAAACACCCATAACAGATTCCTCAAAAAAGGTTTAAAGTGGTTTCATAAATATCTATCCTAGCAAAATCTTCCGCGGAACTCATCTACTGCTTGATCTCAGCCCTCTTCTGCTGCCAGAGCCTGTCCAAAGAACCATCGGCATCGCCCTGTAAGGAAGATGGTGTAAGAACCAATGACAGAGTTGCAGCAAtaatcatgtactccctccgttccataatataagtctttttaaagatttcactaaaagactacatacggatgtatatagacatactttaaagtgtagattcactcaattTGCTCTGTATGtggacccttagtgaaatcgcttaaaagacttatatttaagaacggagggagtatgaattAAAGATCTAACCACACACTTAATCAAACAAGTCATTATCGCCGTACAGAGTAGCCGCAACAATACAGTACTAAGCGATGCAAACAGAAAACTAGTCTAAAAGAATAGCAATTCACCGTACGGCCAGTAGAAAAAGAGAAAATTCAGCCAGTCAAGTTACCAATACTCATGCACAGCTGACCAAGTATATCTGTATAAGTAATTCAGATGTTAATAGGGTTCATCTAAACATCATAATTCTCAAATGGTTGATTTTGTTTTTGGTATTTTGGTTCTGGAGAATCTAAAaccacatcacatatgtaacatatgTATAATAACTGCAGATAAAAGAAGCTTGAAGTGAATTAGTGAATGAACCTTCAATTTGAGTGGGCAAACAATTTCATGCTACTGATCTCATAACAAAAACCATCTTCGATAACCATTACTACTAATTTGCTGGAATCATGGAATGTTTTGCTGAGAAGAAATATTACTGCTGAAATTCAAGGACTCGATGTGTGCAGAATACTATAGAGTTACTGGTTTGACCAATGCAAAGGATATCTTGAGAAACTAATGACATCATATCCTAAGAAACCATTTGAGTACTCGTTGTTATTATTCCAATCAGCTAGACagacaaaaaaaaaagagaaaacaacccATTTCGAGAGAACAATCAGAACATGGAGAATTTGCATCACTCACACACTGTGCTTTAAGATGAATAAATGGAATCAGGATAGCAAGGGTAAAACACCTGGGCGCGGACGAATCCAGAGAGAGCAAATGTGGTGAAGGTGCCATTATACAGTCCATTCTCATCCACATGCCCGATGTTGATCTGGACAGAGGCATGGTCCTTGGCAGTTATGATCCTGTTGGTGGCAGAGCTGTAGGATCCAATACAAAGCACAAATTAGCAGGGTTGCAATGCCAGGTAATTTAACCAAGACGACAATACATCAATACATACCACTTCCTTGGGACATAGAGGTCCACCATCTCACCCACCTCGTTCTGCATAATGGGGACTGGAGGGAAACTGGGACACTACTGCAGGTCATCGAAGAAACACAATTCATATTTAGCAGTGAAACTAGTTGCAAAGGACACTATAATATAAAGAAGATATAACTATAAAAGCCAGTTCCACAAATCAAACCCAGATACAAGGATGACTGTGAACTATCCTGTGGTTTATTGCAAATA
This window encodes:
- the LOC123424781 gene encoding 40S ribosomal protein S21-like translates to MQNEVGEMVDLYVPRKCSATNRIITAKDHASVQINIGHVDENGLYNGTFTTFALSGFVRAQGDADGSLDRLWQQKRAEIKQ